Genomic segment of Nitrospirota bacterium:
TGCCAGAGGGTGAGGCATTTCTTGAGGCAGCTCAAGACGGCCTGTTGTTGCGTTCGTGTGGTGGCGTAGTTCACGACCATGGCATAGGCATCGTGGCGATGGCCGGCTTCGACCAGTTGGTGCGCGCGAATCAGATCCATGGCATCGGGGGAGAGGCCGTGGTATTTCACCAGCGGGTGGCGCTGGACAATCGCTTCGATTTCTTCGGCGGTTTTGGGTTTTGAAGGGTCGGCGATTTCGGCGCGGTCCTTCACGCTACCTTCGACGAAGATCGTCAGCGCCGCGGCTCCGACGACCCAGTCTTTCTTGTTCGAGACATTGTCCAGCCAGGCGCGGTAGCGCCGACTGGCCGGGAGGAGGCGCACCGTGTCAAAATCGCGGGCAGGCAATCCGAGGCCTGCCATCATGGTCAGGAACAATTCCGGGTGCGATTTGCCCAGCGAGAGCCCACCGGTGTCTTCTTCGTAAATATTATCTGCGAGCATCCGGCGGACTGTGGCCGGGGGATTTTGGCCGTGAATGCGGGCCAGGAAGACAGGAAAGTCTCGTACGTACACGCCATATTCCTGTTGGAAGTGGCGCTTGAGCTGCTCGACGGTGACCGTGCCGTCGGCGAATGCCGGCCAGGCCCAATGATGCTTGCGGTCCATCAGTCGCAAGAGTTCTTCGCGGAATCGGCTTTTCGTCAAGGGACGTGTCATG
This window contains:
- a CDS encoding iron-containing redox enzyme family protein encodes the protein MTRPLTKSRFREELLRLMDRKHHWAWPAFADGTVTVEQLKRHFQQEYGVYVRDFPVFLARIHGQNPPATVRRMLADNIYEEDTGGLSLGKSHPELFLTMMAGLGLPARDFDTVRLLPASRRYRAWLDNVSNKKDWVVGAAALTIFVEGSVKDRAEIADPSKPKTAEEIEAIVQRHPLVKYHGLSPDAMDLIRAHQLVEAGHRHDAYAMVVNYATTRTQQQAVLSCLKKCLTLWQAYRDAVAKACGLKKT